One part of the Vogesella sp. LIG4 genome encodes these proteins:
- a CDS encoding redoxin family protein, protein MAQHFLRYGDESLAVAGSFPETGQILPSFMLVDEHLRDVSLEAFLGRTKLVLTLLSLDAEQGGLALLQELRRKLEGWSLLQFIVISVDSPFSLHRSRKEHGLPNVVLLSTLRGRDFHKHFGVLLQDYPLAGMTCPALWLVDDNDRILYAQRLDDVDDDFDLARIRSALLSTQQALPGSQPA, encoded by the coding sequence ATGGCACAGCATTTCTTGCGTTACGGCGACGAAAGCCTGGCGGTAGCCGGCAGCTTCCCGGAAACCGGCCAGATTCTGCCCAGCTTCATGCTGGTGGATGAACACCTGCGCGACGTATCGCTGGAGGCCTTTCTGGGGCGAACCAAGCTGGTGCTTACCCTGCTGTCGCTGGATGCGGAACAGGGCGGCCTGGCCTTGCTGCAGGAGCTGCGCCGCAAGCTGGAAGGCTGGTCGCTGCTGCAATTCATCGTCATCAGCGTCGACTCGCCCTTCAGCCTGCACCGCAGCCGCAAGGAACACGGCCTGCCCAATGTGGTGCTGCTGTCCACCCTGCGCGGCCGCGATTTTCACAAGCACTTCGGCGTACTGCTGCAGGACTACCCGCTGGCCGGCATGACCTGCCCGGCACTGTGGCTGGTGGACGATAACGACCGCATCCTGTACGCGCAGCGGCTGGACGATGTCGACGACGATTTCGACCTGGCCCGCATCCGCAGCGCGCTGCTATCCACGCAGCAGGCCTTGCCCGGCAGCCAGCCGGCTTGA
- a CDS encoding SH3 domain-containing protein codes for MKRHLFVAAAVLASLAGTAFALEFRSVKETGVALYDGPTLSARKLFVVSRYYPVEVLTTQKDWSRVRDATGGIAWIPGAALSNRRTLLVVADRLPVREAADDKSKVLFWAEKDLVLDMADEPQSSWVKVKHRDGTTGYARIGGLWGL; via the coding sequence ATGAAGCGACATCTGTTCGTTGCTGCCGCCGTACTCGCCTCGCTGGCCGGTACGGCGTTTGCGCTGGAGTTCCGCTCGGTGAAGGAAACCGGCGTTGCCCTGTACGATGGTCCCACCCTCAGCGCCAGGAAACTGTTCGTTGTCAGCCGCTACTACCCGGTGGAAGTGCTGACCACGCAGAAGGACTGGTCGCGGGTGCGTGACGCCACCGGCGGCATCGCCTGGATTCCGGGCGCCGCGCTGTCCAACCGCCGCACGCTGCTGGTGGTGGCCGACCGCCTGCCGGTACGTGAAGCGGCCGACGACAAGTCCAAAGTGCTGTTCTGGGCCGAGAAGGACCTGGTGCTGGACATGGCCGACGAGCCGCAAAGCAGCTGGGTAAAGGTCAAACACCGCGACGGTACGACCGGTTACGCCAGGATCGGCGGCTTGTGGGGGCTGTAA
- a CDS encoding DUF3426 domain-containing protein — translation MSHTTQCPACQTKFKVTDAHLALAGGMVRCGRCNHVFHAPSHIAAEQEAPAAPAATPAQPVTPPAAHAAAAATPEDDDFELELPDFQPDAAAAPAEAEAAAEIPAPAASPLPAATMPEAAADFDLPDFDLLRQHDVATEAPADHSIGADFRAAAQDAEQSAEQGGHQQLAEFEQALAAALRPHKAGDTPQKPLASNPFDDTDSPAPLQAAVPSDWPAEDEDEHAPPLPAMVPEREQPLPPQDDTPGRPWWRTTLLALLAVVLLLLLLAQALFINRTRAAAELPELRPLLEAVCSHLGCKVPLPSDRQLIRTEWSELAFVPGQDKLIQLNATLKNLAAYPQNYPLMELTLKNGNDQVLLRKVLQPQQYLATSDFKLGQFNANSEVKIQLRMEVTEGKAQGYSLDFYYP, via the coding sequence ATGAGCCATACCACGCAGTGCCCCGCCTGTCAGACCAAGTTCAAAGTCACCGACGCCCACCTGGCACTGGCCGGTGGCATGGTGCGCTGCGGCCGCTGCAATCATGTGTTCCACGCCCCCAGCCATATTGCCGCCGAGCAGGAGGCGCCCGCAGCGCCGGCCGCCACCCCGGCACAGCCGGTAACGCCACCGGCGGCGCACGCTGCCGCAGCGGCCACGCCGGAAGACGACGACTTCGAGCTGGAGTTGCCCGACTTCCAGCCGGATGCCGCCGCGGCGCCGGCCGAAGCAGAGGCAGCTGCAGAAATACCGGCACCAGCGGCCAGCCCGCTGCCAGCCGCCACCATGCCGGAGGCAGCGGCAGACTTCGACCTGCCCGACTTCGATCTGCTGCGCCAGCATGACGTTGCCACCGAGGCGCCGGCGGATCACAGCATCGGCGCGGATTTCCGTGCCGCCGCCCAGGATGCGGAACAGAGCGCCGAACAGGGTGGTCACCAGCAACTGGCCGAATTCGAACAAGCGCTGGCCGCGGCACTGCGCCCGCACAAAGCCGGCGACACGCCGCAAAAACCCCTTGCCAGCAACCCCTTCGACGACACGGACAGCCCTGCCCCGCTGCAGGCGGCAGTGCCGTCGGACTGGCCGGCGGAAGACGAGGATGAACACGCGCCACCGCTGCCCGCCATGGTGCCGGAGCGCGAACAGCCGCTGCCGCCGCAGGACGATACCCCCGGCCGCCCGTGGTGGCGCACCACGCTGCTGGCCTTGCTGGCGGTAGTGCTGCTGCTGTTGCTGCTGGCACAGGCACTGTTCATCAACCGTACCCGTGCCGCCGCCGAGCTGCCGGAGCTGCGTCCGCTGCTGGAAGCTGTCTGCAGCCACCTGGGCTGCAAGGTGCCGCTGCCCAGCGACCGCCAGCTGATCCGCACCGAATGGTCGGAACTGGCCTTCGTCCCCGGCCAGGACAAGCTGATCCAGCTCAACGCCACGCTGAAGAACCTGGCCGCCTACCCGCAGAACTACCCGCTGATGGAGCTGACCCTGAAGAATGGCAACGACCAGGTGCTGCTGCGCAAGGTGCTACAGCCACAACAATACCTGGCAACATCCGACTTCAAGCTCGGCCAGTTCAATGCCAACAGCGAGGTGAAGATCCAGCTGCGCATGGAAGTCACCGAGGGCAAGGCCCAGGGCTACAGCCTGGACTTCTACTACCCCTGA
- the secB gene encoding protein-export chaperone SecB, with translation MSEQQQLEPVFSIEKIYVKDLSFEVPHAPQIFLEQEQPEIDMQLANSGQQLDEGIFESGITITVTAKLADKVMFLCEVTQAGIFQIRNIPAEDIDPILGVACPNILFPYAREAVSNLVGRAGFPPVLLSPINFEALYLQQRASLAEAGTA, from the coding sequence ATGAGCGAGCAACAACAGCTGGAACCGGTTTTCTCCATTGAAAAAATCTACGTGAAGGACCTGTCCTTCGAAGTGCCGCACGCACCGCAGATCTTCCTGGAACAGGAACAGCCGGAAATCGACATGCAGCTGGCCAACAGCGGTCAGCAGCTGGACGAGGGCATCTTCGAATCCGGCATCACCATCACCGTTACCGCCAAGCTGGCCGACAAGGTCATGTTCCTGTGCGAAGTGACCCAGGCCGGCATCTTCCAGATCCGCAACATTCCGGCAGAAGACATCGACCCGATCCTGGGCGTGGCCTGCCCGAACATCCTGTTCCCGTACGCGCGCGAAGCGGTATCCAACCTGGTAGGCCGCGCCGGCTTCCCGCCGGTGCTGCTCAGCCCGATCAACTTCGAAGCCCTGTACCTGCAACAGCGCGCCTCCCTGGCTGAAGCCGGCACCGCCTGA
- the grxC gene encoding glutaredoxin 3 has product MQPVTMYTTAVCPYCIRAKQLLSSKGVTSIKEIRIDLDPVERDKMMSITGRRTVPQIFIGETHVGGCDDLVALNVAGKLEPLLAS; this is encoded by the coding sequence ATGCAACCCGTCACCATGTATACCACCGCGGTATGCCCCTACTGCATCCGCGCCAAGCAACTGCTGTCCAGCAAGGGCGTGACCAGTATCAAGGAGATCCGCATCGACCTGGACCCGGTCGAGCGCGACAAGATGATGAGCATCACCGGCCGCCGTACCGTGCCGCAGATCTTCATCGGCGAAACCCATGTCGGCGGCTGCGACGACCTGGTGGCGCTGAATGTCGCCGGCAAGCTGGAACCGCTGCTGGCAAGCTGA
- the prmA gene encoding 50S ribosomal protein L11 methyltransferase — protein MPWLQATIQADSAIAEKLADALMDVGALSATIEDALAGTAAEQPIFGEPGEPVDQLWSHSLINTLFAEDADVALLITAAANDCRIPVPQYHLSRVEEQDWVRLTQSQFDPIRISDRLWITPTWHVSPDPAAINLQLDPGLAFGTGSHPTTRLCLQWLDSNIKGGESVLDYGCGSGILAIAAMKLGAGHTRGIDIDAQAVRASIDNAAQNGVTGDFGLPHSLQSGEYDVVVANILANPLRMLGELLASHVKTGGKIVLSGILAEQADELSAIYAQWFDMEPAVFDEGWTRLTGSKR, from the coding sequence ATGCCCTGGCTGCAAGCCACCATCCAGGCCGATTCGGCCATTGCCGAGAAACTGGCCGACGCCCTGATGGACGTCGGTGCGTTGTCGGCTACCATCGAAGACGCGCTGGCCGGCACCGCTGCCGAGCAGCCCATCTTCGGTGAGCCGGGCGAGCCGGTAGACCAGCTGTGGAGCCACAGCCTGATCAACACCCTGTTCGCCGAAGATGCCGACGTGGCACTGCTGATCACCGCTGCGGCCAACGATTGCCGCATCCCGGTACCGCAGTACCACTTGAGCCGCGTGGAAGAGCAGGACTGGGTGCGCCTGACACAGAGCCAGTTCGACCCGATCCGCATCTCAGACCGGCTGTGGATCACCCCCACCTGGCACGTATCGCCGGACCCGGCTGCCATCAACCTGCAGCTGGACCCGGGCCTGGCATTCGGCACCGGCAGCCACCCCACTACCCGCCTGTGCCTGCAATGGCTGGATAGCAATATCAAGGGCGGCGAAAGCGTACTCGACTACGGCTGCGGCTCCGGCATTCTGGCGATTGCCGCCATGAAGCTGGGCGCCGGCCACACCCGCGGCATCGATATCGATGCCCAGGCAGTGCGCGCCAGCATCGACAACGCGGCACAGAACGGCGTGACCGGCGACTTCGGCCTGCCGCACAGCCTGCAGAGCGGTGAATACGACGTGGTAGTGGCCAATATCCTGGCCAACCCGCTGCGCATGCTGGGCGAATTACTGGCTAGCCACGTGAAAACCGGTGGTAAAATCGTGCTCTCCGGCATCCTGGCCGAACAGGCCGACGAACTGTCCGCCATCTACGCGCAGTGGTTCGACATGGAACCGGCAGTCTTCGATGAAGGCTGGACCCGCCTGACCGGCAGCAAGCGCTGA
- the aroQ gene encoding type II 3-dehydroquinate dehydratase — protein MTRKILVLHGPNLNLLGLREPQHYGRDTLDDINTRLREQATAGGFELDVLQSNAEHILIERIHACLTDGTAMIIINPAAFTHTSVAIRDAISGVKVPFIEVHLSNVHAREPFRHHSYFSDLAVGVICGLGAHGYELALAHAMKRLATPA, from the coding sequence TTGACCCGAAAAATCCTCGTGCTGCACGGCCCCAATCTGAATCTTCTCGGACTGCGCGAGCCCCAGCACTATGGCCGGGACACCCTGGATGACATCAATACCCGACTGCGTGAGCAGGCCACGGCTGGCGGCTTCGAACTGGATGTTCTGCAAAGCAATGCCGAACATATCCTGATCGAACGCATCCATGCCTGCCTGACCGATGGTACGGCGATGATCATCATCAATCCGGCTGCCTTTACCCATACCAGTGTCGCCATCCGCGATGCAATTTCCGGGGTCAAGGTACCGTTTATCGAAGTCCACTTGTCCAACGTCCACGCCCGCGAGCCGTTCCGCCATCATTCGTATTTCTCCGATCTGGCGGTTGGCGTTATTTGCGGCCTGGGCGCTCATGGCTATGAGCTGGCCCTGGCCCACGCGATGAAGCGTCTGGCCACGCCGGCATAA
- a CDS encoding NAD(P)H-dependent glycerol-3-phosphate dehydrogenase, which yields MRITVIGAGAWGTALAIAFSRQHEVTLWGRDAAQMVDMQANRLNRRYLPDCPLPERLHLSADLSEAVMGVELALVVTPIAGLRPTLKELARLKVDAPLLWACKGFEAGSSLLPHQVVAEEFPRLKTIGVLSGPSFAKEVALGLPAAVSLASENYAFARDFARELHSPLLRIYANDDLVGVEVGGAVKNVMAIATGVADGLGFGMNARAALITRGLAEITRLAMALGGSQQSMQGLSGVGDLILTCTGALSRNRQVGLKLAEGKSLEAILQELGHVAEGVPTAREVLKMAERLQVDMPITAAVCELLYHHATPQSVVESLLGRTPKPEFGHG from the coding sequence ATGCGAATAACCGTTATCGGCGCCGGTGCCTGGGGCACCGCGCTGGCCATAGCCTTCAGCCGCCAGCATGAGGTGACGCTGTGGGGCCGCGATGCGGCGCAGATGGTGGACATGCAGGCCAACCGCCTCAATCGCCGCTACCTGCCGGATTGCCCGCTGCCGGAGCGCCTGCACCTGTCTGCCGACCTGTCCGAGGCGGTGATGGGCGTGGAGCTGGCACTGGTGGTGACACCGATTGCCGGCTTGCGGCCAACCCTGAAGGAGCTGGCGCGTCTCAAGGTGGATGCGCCGCTGCTGTGGGCGTGCAAGGGTTTCGAGGCCGGCTCCAGCCTGCTGCCGCACCAGGTGGTGGCCGAGGAGTTTCCGCGGCTGAAAACCATTGGCGTGCTGTCCGGGCCGAGCTTTGCCAAGGAAGTGGCACTGGGGCTGCCGGCGGCGGTATCGCTGGCATCGGAAAACTACGCCTTTGCCCGCGACTTCGCGCGCGAGCTGCACAGCCCGCTGCTGCGCATCTACGCCAACGACGACCTGGTGGGTGTGGAGGTAGGCGGCGCGGTGAAGAACGTCATGGCCATCGCCACCGGCGTGGCCGACGGCCTGGGCTTCGGCATGAATGCCCGCGCCGCACTGATCACCCGCGGCCTGGCGGAAATCACCCGCCTGGCGATGGCGCTGGGTGGCAGCCAGCAAAGCATGCAGGGCCTGTCCGGCGTTGGCGACCTGATCCTGACCTGCACCGGTGCGCTGTCGCGCAACCGCCAGGTGGGGCTCAAGCTGGCCGAGGGCAAGTCGCTGGAGGCCATCCTGCAGGAGCTGGGCCACGTGGCCGAAGGCGTGCCTACCGCACGCGAGGTGCTGAAAATGGCCGAGCGGCTGCAGGTGGACATGCCGATCACTGCTGCGGTGTGCGAGCTGCTGTATCACCACGCCACGCCGCAGAGCGTGGTGGAAAGCCTGCTCGGGCGTACGCCCAAGCCGGAATTCGGCCACGGCTGA
- the accC gene encoding acetyl-CoA carboxylase biotin carboxylase subunit, which yields MFEKILIANRGEIALRIQRACREMGIKTVVVHSEADRDAKYVKLADESVCIGPAPSGQSYLNVPALIAAAEVTDAQAIHPGYGFLSENADFAERVEQSGFVFIGPRPETIRMMGDKVSAKHAMIEAGVPTVPGSDGALPDDPKEITKIARKIGFPVIIKAAGGGGGRGMRVVHTEAALINSVNMTRTEAGAAFGNPTVYMEKFLEQPRHIEIQVLSDEHGNAVYLGERDCSMQRRHQKIIEEAPAPGITAEQRQKIGEACADACRRIGYRGAGTFEFLYENGEFYFIEMNTRVQVEHPVSELITGIDIVQEQIRIAFGEKLHFKQDQVVFKGHAMECRINAEDPFNFIPSPGKIESYHPAGGPGIRIDSHIYQGYTIPPHYDSMIGKLIAYGDTREQAMARMRVALSEMVITGIKTNIPLHQELFLDAAFRQGGTSIHYLEERLSQMKKGS from the coding sequence ATGTTTGAAAAGATCCTCATCGCCAACCGTGGCGAAATTGCGCTGCGCATCCAGCGTGCCTGCCGCGAAATGGGCATCAAGACCGTGGTGGTGCACTCCGAAGCCGACCGTGACGCCAAGTACGTGAAACTGGCCGACGAGTCGGTGTGCATCGGCCCGGCACCATCCGGCCAGAGCTACCTGAACGTGCCGGCGCTGATCGCCGCTGCCGAGGTAACCGATGCCCAGGCCATCCACCCGGGCTACGGCTTCCTGTCGGAAAACGCCGACTTCGCCGAGCGCGTGGAGCAATCCGGTTTCGTGTTCATCGGCCCGCGCCCGGAAACCATCCGCATGATGGGCGACAAGGTATCGGCCAAGCACGCCATGATCGAAGCCGGCGTGCCCACCGTACCGGGCTCCGACGGCGCGCTGCCGGACGACCCGAAGGAAATCACCAAGATCGCCCGCAAGATCGGCTTCCCGGTGATCATCAAGGCCGCCGGTGGCGGTGGCGGCCGCGGCATGCGCGTGGTGCACACCGAAGCCGCGCTGATCAACTCGGTGAACATGACCCGTACCGAAGCCGGTGCCGCTTTCGGCAACCCCACCGTGTACATGGAAAAATTCCTGGAGCAGCCGCGCCACATCGAGATCCAGGTGCTGTCCGACGAACACGGCAATGCCGTGTACCTGGGCGAGCGCGACTGCTCGATGCAGCGCCGCCACCAGAAGATCATCGAAGAGGCGCCGGCACCGGGCATTACCGCCGAGCAGCGCCAGAAGATCGGCGAAGCCTGCGCCGACGCCTGCCGCCGCATCGGCTACCGCGGCGCCGGTACCTTTGAATTCCTGTACGAGAACGGCGAGTTCTACTTCATCGAGATGAACACCCGCGTACAGGTGGAACACCCGGTATCCGAGCTGATCACCGGCATCGACATCGTGCAGGAGCAGATTCGCATCGCCTTCGGCGAGAAGCTGCACTTCAAGCAGGATCAGGTGGTGTTCAAGGGCCATGCCATGGAATGCCGCATCAACGCGGAAGACCCGTTCAATTTCATTCCGTCGCCGGGCAAGATCGAAAGCTACCACCCGGCCGGCGGCCCGGGCATCCGCATCGATTCGCACATTTACCAGGGCTACACCATTCCGCCGCACTATGATTCCATGATCGGCAAGCTCATCGCCTACGGCGACACCCGCGAGCAGGCCATGGCCCGCATGCGCGTCGCGCTGTCGGAAATGGTGATCACCGGTATCAAGACCAACATCCCGCTGCATCAGGAACTGTTCCTGGACGCTGCGTTCCGCCAGGGCGGCACCAGCATCCACTATCTGGAAGAGCGCCTGTCGCAGATGAAGAAAGGCAGCTGA
- the queA gene encoding tRNA preQ1(34) S-adenosylmethionine ribosyltransferase-isomerase QueA, producing the protein MHVSDFDYHLPDELIAQHPPAERGSSRLLLVHGHTPQDSRFTEFADQLQAGDVMVFNDTRVIKARLFGEKDSGGKVEALVERVLNEHEVLAHVRASKSPKPGTRIIFAGRWQAEMVARADELFHLKFLDAANVFDILEASGKLPLPPYIARDTDADDDERYQTVYAREQGAVAAPTAGLHFTDAMLQQLRDKGVQLCHVTLHVGAGTFQPVRVDNIAEHKMHSEIYEVPQGTVDAIHAAHAAGRKVLAVGTTSMRALESAARDGGLKAGRGETDIFITPGFRFQVVDKLLTNFHLPKSTLLMLVSAFAGYDEIRGAYAHAVTHGYKFFSYGDAMLLTRKD; encoded by the coding sequence ATGCACGTTTCAGATTTCGACTACCACCTGCCGGACGAGCTGATCGCCCAGCACCCGCCGGCCGAGCGCGGCAGCAGCCGCCTGCTGCTGGTGCACGGCCATACGCCGCAGGACAGCCGCTTTACCGAGTTTGCCGACCAGCTGCAGGCCGGCGACGTGATGGTGTTCAACGACACCCGCGTGATCAAGGCGCGGCTGTTCGGCGAAAAAGACAGCGGCGGCAAGGTGGAGGCGCTGGTGGAGCGCGTGCTGAACGAGCACGAAGTGCTGGCGCATGTGCGCGCCAGCAAGTCGCCCAAGCCGGGCACTCGCATCATCTTTGCCGGCCGCTGGCAGGCGGAAATGGTGGCGCGCGCCGACGAGCTGTTCCATCTGAAGTTTCTGGATGCGGCCAACGTATTCGATATCCTGGAGGCGTCCGGCAAGCTGCCGCTGCCTCCTTATATTGCCCGCGATACCGATGCCGACGACGACGAGCGCTACCAGACGGTATATGCGCGCGAGCAGGGCGCGGTAGCTGCGCCTACCGCCGGCCTGCACTTTACCGATGCCATGCTGCAGCAGCTGCGCGACAAGGGCGTGCAGCTGTGCCACGTTACCCTGCACGTGGGCGCCGGCACCTTCCAGCCGGTGCGGGTGGACAATATCGCCGAGCACAAGATGCACAGCGAAATCTACGAAGTGCCGCAGGGCACGGTGGATGCCATCCACGCCGCGCATGCCGCCGGGCGCAAGGTGCTGGCGGTGGGCACCACCAGCATGCGTGCGCTGGAATCCGCCGCCCGCGATGGCGGCCTGAAAGCCGGGCGCGGCGAAACCGACATCTTCATTACCCCCGGTTTCCGCTTCCAGGTGGTGGACAAGTTGCTGACCAACTTCCACCTGCCAAAGTCCACGCTGCTGATGCTGGTGTCGGCGTTTGCCGGCTACGACGAGATTCGCGGCGCCTACGCGCACGCGGTGACACACGGCTACAAGTTCTTCAGCTATGGCGATGCCATGCTGCTGACACGCAAGGATTAG
- the accB gene encoding acetyl-CoA carboxylase biotin carboxyl carrier protein, producing MDLRKLKKLIDLVEESGIAELEVTEGEEKVRITRVSANHAMAMAQPMHYQVAPHMAAAPVAAAAAPVAEAAPAADMSKAQKSPMVGTFYSKPSPDAEAFVKVGQTVNAGDTLCIIEAMKLMNEIEAERSGVVKAILVENGQPVEYGEPLFIIE from the coding sequence ATGGACCTGCGCAAACTGAAAAAGCTGATCGATCTCGTCGAGGAATCCGGCATTGCTGAACTCGAAGTGACCGAGGGCGAAGAAAAAGTTCGCATCACCCGTGTCTCCGCCAATCACGCGATGGCAATGGCCCAGCCGATGCACTACCAGGTAGCGCCGCACATGGCCGCCGCCCCGGTAGCCGCCGCTGCAGCCCCGGTTGCCGAAGCCGCACCGGCCGCCGACATGAGCAAGGCGCAGAAATCCCCGATGGTGGGTACCTTCTATAGCAAGCCGAGCCCGGACGCCGAGGCATTCGTGAAAGTGGGCCAGACCGTCAACGCCGGCGACACCCTGTGCATCATCGAAGCCATGAAGCTGATGAACGAGATCGAAGCCGAGCGTAGCGGCGTGGTGAAGGCCATTCTGGTGGAAAACGGCCAGCCGGTGGAATACGGCGAACCGCTGTTCATCATCGAATAA